One segment of Mycolicibacterium baixiangningiae DNA contains the following:
- a CDS encoding MMPL family transporter, protein MMRLSGTLRRFRWAVFIAWALLIIPSIYLAINHSSNLTGGGFEVEGSQSLHVQYELEDHFPDQGASPLALVAAPRADASYDDMNAAVAHLEEIAAEVPSVTISPNPQQPAPQPDRPYVITLSLDFNNTGATDVAKELRNRIGIEGEDPGEFRDGKVKMYVIGQGALGAAASQAIKTDVAQAEQWNLPIVLIVLLAVFGSFAAAAMPLLLGVCTVAVTMGLVYLLSTITTMSVFVASTVSMFGIALAVDYSLFILMRFREELRAGRDAEQAADAAMATSGLAVLLSGMTVIASVTGIYLINTPVLTSMATGAILAVAVAVLTSTTLTPAVLATFGRAAAKRSSYLHFSRRPDTTQSRFWTRWTGWVMRRPWVAATAATVVLLSMAAPAWMMVLGNSMQRQFEPTHEIRGGVNAAAEALGPGALGPVRVLVTFPDGDAASAAGQTPTLEAVRAEMTKAPNVSAITPAVFGEDDRSALLSAVLTVDPEDMGARETVDWMRANLPSAAGPNVSVDVGGPTALIKDFDDRVSVTQPLVFGFVSLIAFLMLLISIRSVFLALKGVVMTVLSVAAAYGSLVAVFQWGWLESLGFERIPSLDSTIPPLVLAMTFGLSMDYEIFLLTRIRERFLQTGNTRDAVAYGVSTSARTITSAALIMIAVFIGFAFAGMPLVAQLGVACAVAIAVDATIVRLVLVPALMAMFDQWNWWLPKWLDRILPSVDFEKPLPKVQIDDLVIIPDDISALGPSGADLRMMVKSAARMKNLAPKTVTVADPLAFSGCQPIKQRLVARNGGDQTVKVRTGAGFRRVGRNGHIDGAIDGRGTTVRTTLPVHPVTLWRGRLSVALDALETEAETETAPVERRSPVETTTVQLPTGDRLQIPTGAETLRLKSYLIMCRNSSRDYAEFADLVESMETQTAAIVLSGMDRYYCGQQPKKQWVATQLVRRLADPQPSDEHDAAISDPDTESDWALVRQRCLSVAVAMLEEAR, encoded by the coding sequence ATGATGCGCTTGAGCGGCACCCTGCGCAGATTCCGCTGGGCGGTCTTCATTGCCTGGGCGCTGCTCATCATCCCTTCGATCTATCTCGCGATCAATCACTCGTCGAATCTGACCGGCGGCGGGTTCGAGGTCGAGGGCTCCCAGTCGCTGCACGTGCAGTACGAACTCGAGGACCACTTCCCCGATCAGGGGGCGTCGCCGCTGGCGCTGGTCGCCGCACCCCGGGCTGACGCGTCGTACGACGATATGAACGCCGCCGTCGCGCATCTCGAGGAGATCGCCGCCGAGGTGCCCAGCGTCACGATCAGCCCCAACCCGCAGCAGCCGGCGCCGCAGCCCGACCGGCCGTACGTGATCACGCTGTCGCTGGACTTCAACAACACCGGCGCCACCGACGTGGCGAAAGAGCTCCGAAACCGCATCGGGATCGAGGGCGAGGACCCCGGGGAGTTCCGCGACGGCAAGGTCAAGATGTACGTGATCGGGCAGGGCGCCCTCGGTGCGGCGGCCTCCCAGGCGATCAAGACCGACGTCGCCCAGGCCGAGCAGTGGAACCTGCCGATCGTCCTCATCGTGCTGCTCGCCGTGTTCGGATCGTTCGCAGCCGCCGCGATGCCGCTGCTACTCGGGGTGTGCACGGTGGCCGTGACCATGGGACTGGTCTATCTGCTGTCGACGATCACCACGATGTCGGTGTTCGTCGCCTCGACGGTCTCGATGTTCGGCATCGCCCTCGCCGTCGACTACTCACTGTTCATCCTGATGCGGTTCCGGGAAGAGTTGCGCGCGGGCCGCGACGCCGAGCAGGCCGCCGACGCCGCGATGGCCACCTCCGGGCTGGCGGTGCTGCTCTCGGGTATGACCGTGATCGCGTCGGTCACGGGCATCTATCTGATCAACACCCCGGTACTGACGTCGATGGCGACCGGTGCGATCCTCGCGGTCGCGGTCGCGGTGCTCACCTCCACGACGCTGACCCCCGCGGTGCTGGCGACATTCGGGCGGGCAGCCGCCAAACGCTCGTCGTATCTGCACTTCTCCCGGCGGCCCGACACCACCCAGTCCCGGTTCTGGACCCGCTGGACCGGTTGGGTGATGCGCAGACCATGGGTGGCCGCGACGGCGGCGACCGTCGTGCTGCTCAGCATGGCGGCGCCGGCCTGGATGATGGTGCTCGGCAACAGCATGCAGCGCCAGTTCGAGCCGACCCACGAGATCCGCGGTGGCGTGAACGCGGCCGCGGAGGCGCTGGGTCCGGGTGCGCTGGGCCCGGTCCGGGTGCTCGTGACCTTCCCCGACGGCGACGCGGCATCCGCGGCGGGCCAGACGCCGACGCTGGAGGCCGTGCGGGCCGAGATGACCAAGGCGCCCAACGTCTCGGCGATCACACCCGCGGTGTTCGGAGAGGACGACCGCAGCGCCCTGCTGTCGGCGGTGCTGACGGTCGACCCCGAGGACATGGGCGCCCGCGAGACCGTCGACTGGATGCGCGCCAACCTGCCGTCGGCCGCGGGCCCGAACGTATCCGTCGACGTGGGCGGGCCCACCGCGCTGATCAAGGACTTCGACGACCGGGTGTCGGTGACGCAGCCCCTGGTGTTCGGGTTCGTCTCTCTGATCGCGTTCCTGATGCTGCTCATCTCGATACGGTCGGTGTTCCTCGCCCTCAAGGGGGTGGTGATGACCGTGCTGTCGGTCGCCGCCGCCTACGGCAGCCTTGTCGCCGTGTTCCAGTGGGGGTGGCTGGAATCGCTCGGCTTCGAACGTATCCCGTCGCTGGACAGCACGATCCCGCCGCTGGTGCTGGCGATGACGTTCGGTCTGTCGATGGACTACGAGATCTTCCTGCTCACCCGCATCCGGGAACGCTTCCTGCAGACGGGCAACACCCGCGACGCGGTCGCCTACGGCGTGAGCACCAGCGCCCGCACCATCACCAGCGCGGCGCTGATCATGATCGCGGTGTTCATCGGCTTCGCGTTCGCCGGGATGCCCCTGGTCGCCCAGCTGGGCGTGGCGTGTGCGGTGGCGATCGCCGTCGACGCGACCATCGTGCGGCTGGTGCTCGTGCCCGCATTGATGGCGATGTTCGACCAGTGGAACTGGTGGCTGCCCAAGTGGCTGGACCGGATCCTGCCGTCGGTGGACTTCGAGAAGCCGCTGCCCAAGGTGCAGATCGACGATCTGGTCATCATCCCCGACGACATCTCCGCGCTCGGACCCTCGGGTGCCGACCTGCGGATGATGGTGAAGTCCGCCGCACGCATGAAGAACCTGGCGCCCAAGACCGTCACCGTCGCCGATCCGCTGGCGTTCAGCGGCTGCCAGCCGATCAAACAGCGGCTGGTGGCCCGCAACGGCGGTGACCAGACTGTGAAGGTGCGCACCGGCGCCGGCTTCCGGCGTGTCGGCCGCAACGGGCACATCGACGGCGCCATCGACGGCAGGGGCACGACGGTGCGCACAACGCTGCCGGTGCACCCGGTCACGCTGTGGCGCGGCAGGCTCTCGGTGGCGCTCGACGCGCTGGAGACCGAGGCGGAGACCGAGACCGCCCCGGTGGAACGGCGCAGCCCGGTCGAGACCACCACTGTGCAGCTGCCGACCGGTGACCGGCTGCAGATCCCGACGGGCGCGGAGACCCTGCGCCTGAAGAGCTACCTCATCATGTGCCGCAACAGCAGCCGCGACTACGCGGAGTTCGCCGATCTGGTGGAGTCGATGGAAACTCAAACCGCCGCTATCGTACTGTCCGGGATGGACCGGTATTACTGTGGTCAACAGCCGAAAAAGCAGTGGGTGGCCACGCAGTTGGTGCGCCGCCTGGCCGATCCGCAGCCGTCCGATGAGCACGACGCCGCGATCTCGGACCCGGACACGGAGTCCGACTGGGCACTGGTCAGGCAGCGTTGCCTGTCGGTGGCCGTGGCCATGCTCGAGGAGGCGAGGTGA
- a CDS encoding response regulator transcription factor — MVDDDPDVRTSVARGLRHSGFDVRVAADGKEALRMLSAESHDALVLDVQMPELDGVAVVTALRALGNDIPICVLSARDTVNDRIAGLEAGADDYLTKPFDLGELVARLHALLRRASHSDRPSDTMTVGPLTIDTARRLVFVDGERVDLTKREFDLLAVLAENNGVVLSRQRLLELVWGYDFDVDTNVADVFISYLRRKLERDGLPRVIHTVRGIGYVLRDEP; from the coding sequence ATGGTCGATGACGACCCGGACGTCAGGACGTCCGTCGCGCGCGGGCTCCGACATTCAGGCTTCGACGTGCGCGTCGCGGCCGACGGTAAAGAAGCGCTGCGGATGCTTTCCGCAGAATCGCACGATGCGCTGGTCCTCGACGTGCAGATGCCCGAACTCGACGGTGTCGCCGTGGTGACCGCGCTGCGTGCGCTCGGCAACGACATTCCCATCTGCGTGCTCTCGGCGCGCGACACCGTCAACGACCGCATCGCCGGACTCGAGGCGGGCGCCGACGACTACCTCACCAAACCGTTCGACCTCGGCGAACTGGTGGCACGGTTGCATGCGCTGCTGCGCCGGGCCAGCCACTCCGACCGCCCGTCGGACACCATGACGGTCGGCCCGTTGACCATCGACACCGCGAGGCGTCTGGTGTTCGTCGACGGGGAGCGGGTGGACCTGACCAAGCGTGAGTTCGACCTGCTCGCGGTACTCGCGGAGAACAACGGGGTGGTGCTCTCACGCCAGCGGCTACTCGAGCTGGTGTGGGGTTACGACTTCGACGTGGACACCAATGTCGCCGACGTGTTCATCTCCTACCTGCGGCGCAAACTCGAACGCGATGGTCTGCCCCGGGTGATCCACACCGTGCGCGGGATCGGATACGTCCTGCGCGACGAGCCCTGA
- a CDS encoding heme-binding protein has product MLLPTRIARRVVAGAAGAGAVAGAMMFGAVPAMAQPAPPPPPPPNCTAADLAGVSSGVAASTSGYLFTHPPVNDFFTSLEGLPRDEIRPKVEDYLNANPQVKADLTGIRQPLVDLKNRCGTATPPEDVDNP; this is encoded by the coding sequence ATGTTGCTTCCTACGCGTATCGCTCGACGTGTGGTAGCTGGAGCCGCCGGCGCCGGTGCGGTTGCCGGTGCGATGATGTTCGGCGCGGTGCCCGCGATGGCCCAGCCGGCTCCGCCGCCGCCCCCGCCCCCGAACTGCACCGCGGCCGACCTCGCAGGGGTTTCGTCCGGGGTAGCCGCGTCCACATCGGGGTACCTGTTCACCCACCCGCCGGTGAACGACTTCTTCACCAGCCTCGAGGGTCTGCCCCGGGATGAGATCAGGCCCAAGGTGGAGGATTACCTCAACGCCAATCCGCAGGTGAAGGCCGATCTGACGGGCATCCGGCAGCCGCTGGTGGACCTGAAGAACCGCTGCGGGACGGCGACGCCGCCTGAAGACGTAGACAACCCGTAA
- a CDS encoding sensor histidine kinase, with protein sequence MWLPRVFRSASLRTRVAVASAAAASAVVAAFTILTSVVLANNDAAQLDRRLDSIVDASMYPEQLQDPRRGVLTTGRSRSTGEVVFQRGFQLPELPSGTETVEVNGVEYRVRTLTVDQEGGVLVSIGIRADSILLSRGRIPEYALVGLVTVLIAGGLGWLLAGPAIRPLRKLTEQTSKLGTGTDEMPEVRGAREAEELSEAMSAMLRRLAAAQQATTNSLQAAQDFAANAAHELRTPLTAMRADLDTLRIHDLPDDERAEVVADLSRAQRRVEAIITALGQLASGQLAQAADRELIDVTDTLDRVARENMRAAPQVEIVVDADDLGTVWGWPDGLRLAVDNLVRNAIAHGAAGRVVLSAQRSNGRLTIIVDDDGRGLPAEEHQTVLGRFRRGSTAASGGSGLGLALVAQQAELHGGTIELSGSPLGGLRATLTVSTSPERSEPQVL encoded by the coding sequence GTGTGGTTGCCCCGCGTCTTTCGCTCGGCGTCGCTGCGCACCCGGGTGGCTGTGGCGTCGGCCGCCGCGGCGTCGGCGGTCGTCGCGGCGTTCACGATCCTCACCTCGGTGGTGCTGGCCAACAACGACGCCGCCCAGCTCGACCGCCGGCTCGATTCGATCGTCGACGCCAGCATGTACCCCGAGCAGCTGCAGGATCCGCGCCGCGGTGTGCTGACGACGGGGCGCTCCCGCTCTACCGGTGAGGTGGTGTTCCAGCGCGGGTTCCAGCTGCCGGAGCTGCCCTCGGGCACCGAGACCGTCGAGGTCAACGGGGTGGAGTACCGGGTGCGCACGCTCACCGTCGACCAGGAGGGCGGCGTGCTGGTGTCGATCGGCATCCGCGCCGACAGCATCCTGCTCAGCCGCGGCCGCATCCCGGAGTACGCGCTGGTGGGGCTGGTGACGGTGTTGATCGCCGGCGGCCTGGGGTGGCTGCTCGCCGGTCCCGCGATCCGGCCGCTGCGCAAGCTCACCGAGCAGACCTCCAAACTCGGCACGGGCACCGACGAGATGCCCGAGGTGCGGGGCGCGCGGGAGGCCGAGGAACTGTCCGAGGCGATGTCAGCGATGCTGCGCCGGCTCGCCGCCGCCCAGCAGGCCACGACCAACTCGCTGCAGGCCGCGCAGGACTTCGCCGCCAACGCAGCCCACGAGCTGCGCACCCCGCTCACCGCGATGCGCGCCGATCTGGACACGCTGCGCATCCACGACCTGCCGGACGACGAACGTGCCGAGGTGGTCGCGGACCTGTCGCGCGCGCAGCGCCGGGTGGAGGCCATCATCACCGCGCTGGGGCAACTGGCGTCCGGTCAGCTGGCCCAAGCCGCCGACCGGGAACTGATCGACGTCACCGACACCCTCGACCGGGTGGCCCGGGAGAACATGCGCGCGGCGCCGCAGGTCGAGATCGTGGTCGACGCCGACGATCTCGGCACGGTGTGGGGGTGGCCCGACGGGTTGCGCCTCGCCGTCGACAACCTGGTGCGCAATGCGATCGCCCACGGCGCGGCCGGCCGCGTGGTGCTGAGCGCGCAGCGCAGCAACGGGCGACTCACCATCATCGTGGACGACGACGGACGCGGGCTGCCGGCCGAGGAGCACCAGACAGTGCTCGGGCGGTTCCGCCGGGGCAGCACCGCGGCTTCCGGCGGGTCGGGCCTCGGGCTGGCGCTCGTCGCTCAGCAGGCCGAATTGCACGGCGGCACCATCGAATTGTCCGGCAGCCCGCTCGGCGGGCTGCGCGCCACGCTCACGGTGTCCACGTCACCGGAGCGCAGCGAACCTCAGGTGCTCTGA
- a CDS encoding lysylphosphatidylglycerol synthase transmembrane domain-containing protein — MSHDAPANDAKRGRADPEGSTRGKYWWVRWVLIAVAVVVLSVEVVLVWDQLAKAWKSLLSANWWWVLAAVVASLASMHSFAQIQRTLLRSAGVHLRQWRSEAAYYAGNALSTTMPGGPVLSATFLYRQQRLWGATPVVASWQLVMSGVLQGVGLALLGLGGAFLLGATKNPLSLIFTLGGFAALLILAQAVASRPELIDGIGARLLARFNSLRNKPVDTGLAKWRELLRQLESVQLGRRDLGMAFGWSLFNWIADVACLAFACYAAGGHPSLAGLTVAYAAARAVGTIPLTPGGLLVVEAVLVPGLVSSGMTLAGAISAMLIYRLVSWIFLAAIGWVVFFFMFRTEKDIDPDAPGNGGSDAAEPTRSRPAQTAREGLE, encoded by the coding sequence GTGTCCCACGACGCGCCGGCGAACGACGCCAAGCGAGGACGGGCCGACCCCGAAGGATCCACCCGCGGTAAGTACTGGTGGGTCCGCTGGGTGCTCATCGCAGTCGCGGTCGTCGTGCTCAGCGTCGAAGTGGTGCTGGTCTGGGACCAGCTGGCCAAGGCCTGGAAGAGTCTCCTCTCCGCCAACTGGTGGTGGGTGCTCGCCGCCGTCGTCGCCTCCCTGGCGTCCATGCACAGCTTTGCCCAGATCCAACGGACGCTGCTGCGGTCGGCCGGTGTGCACCTGCGGCAGTGGCGGTCGGAGGCCGCGTACTACGCGGGCAACGCGCTGAGCACCACGATGCCCGGCGGCCCGGTGCTGTCGGCGACGTTCCTCTACCGGCAGCAGCGGCTGTGGGGCGCCACCCCGGTCGTGGCGTCCTGGCAGCTGGTGATGTCCGGGGTGCTGCAGGGTGTCGGTCTGGCGTTACTGGGCCTCGGCGGTGCGTTCCTGCTGGGCGCCACCAAGAACCCGCTCTCCCTGATCTTCACCCTCGGCGGATTCGCCGCACTGCTGATCCTCGCGCAGGCCGTCGCGAGCCGGCCCGAGTTGATCGACGGCATCGGCGCGCGACTGCTGGCCCGGTTCAATTCGTTGCGCAACAAGCCCGTCGACACCGGGTTGGCGAAATGGCGGGAGTTGCTGCGGCAGTTGGAGTCGGTGCAGTTGGGCCGGCGCGACCTCGGTATGGCGTTCGGGTGGTCGTTGTTCAACTGGATCGCCGACGTCGCCTGCCTGGCTTTCGCGTGTTACGCCGCAGGCGGTCACCCCTCGCTGGCCGGTCTGACCGTCGCGTACGCCGCCGCCCGCGCGGTCGGCACCATCCCGCTGACGCCCGGCGGCCTGCTGGTTGTGGAGGCGGTCCTGGTGCCGGGCCTGGTGTCGAGCGGGATGACGCTCGCTGGCGCGATCTCGGCCATGCTCATCTACCGGCTGGTCAGCTGGATCTTCCTCGCCGCCATCGGCTGGGTGGTGTTCTTCTTCATGTTCCGTACCGAGAAGGACATCGACCCGGACGCGCCGGGCAACGGCGGGAGCGACGCCGCGGAGCCGACCCGCAGCCGGCCAGCGCAGACCGCCCGCGAGGGCCTGGAGTGA
- a CDS encoding hemophore, giving the protein MKSIPLTRRSLHTAFAATAAVAVLTVPAPPAGAAPDPCAASQIAKTVAAVATNTSNYLAANPETDQALTTISQQQAGPASLAALKGYFDANPQVASDMQKIQQPLTNLSGRCKLPVTIPQVLGLMQAAQQPGGAALPAAPGAVSPASRAPVTAVTPGGGPLPGPGTATDR; this is encoded by the coding sequence ATGAAGTCGATTCCCCTGACCCGCCGAAGCCTTCACACCGCGTTCGCCGCCACCGCCGCGGTCGCGGTGTTGACCGTGCCCGCGCCGCCGGCGGGCGCGGCACCGGACCCATGTGCCGCCAGCCAGATCGCCAAGACCGTCGCCGCCGTAGCCACGAACACGTCCAACTACCTCGCGGCGAATCCGGAGACCGACCAGGCGCTGACCACCATCTCGCAGCAGCAGGCGGGCCCGGCCTCGCTGGCGGCGCTGAAGGGGTACTTCGACGCCAACCCGCAGGTCGCCTCGGACATGCAGAAAATCCAGCAGCCGTTGACGAACCTGTCCGGGCGGTGCAAGCTGCCCGTCACCATTCCCCAGGTGCTCGGTCTGATGCAGGCCGCCCAGCAGCCGGGCGGCGCCGCACTGCCGGCCGCCCCCGGCGCGGTGTCACCCGCCTCGCGGGCGCCAGTGACGGCCGTGACTCCGGGAGGGGGCCCGCTGCCCGGGCCCGGTACGGCCACCGACCGCTGA
- a CDS encoding DUF3054 domain-containing protein: MTDRRTTALALLADLVCVVIFCTIGRRSHAEGLSVAGVAETAWPFLTGTAVGWLAARAWRRPLSLTPTGVLVWVCTVAVGMVLRKLSGQGVAVSFVIVASLVTALLLLGWRGAVTALRHRQIQST; this comes from the coding sequence ATGACTGACCGCCGTACCACCGCACTCGCCCTGCTGGCCGATCTGGTCTGCGTCGTGATCTTCTGCACGATCGGGCGCCGCAGCCATGCCGAAGGACTGTCGGTCGCCGGCGTCGCCGAAACCGCATGGCCCTTCCTCACCGGCACCGCCGTCGGGTGGCTGGCCGCCCGCGCCTGGCGGCGGCCACTGTCGCTCACCCCGACCGGTGTGCTGGTGTGGGTGTGCACCGTCGCGGTCGGCATGGTGCTGCGCAAACTGAGCGGCCAGGGCGTGGCGGTCAGCTTCGTCATCGTCGCGTCACTGGTCACCGCGCTCCTGCTGCTCGGGTGGCGCGGTGCCGTAACAGCATTGCGGCACAGGCAGATTCAGAGCACCTGA
- a CDS encoding XRE family transcriptional regulator, which produces MTLTSDARETRRDAAAATRPLSTTSRRPSIDDRPVEFWSTAAIRAALETDDLTVWQRIVTAIKRDPFGRTARQVEEVLEKARPYGVSKALAEVLVRTREQMAAAERTEVGHHVQLLLNRSGLGAPEFASRIGVAVDEFQSYLDGEVSPSASLMIRMGRLSERFAKIRAQRSDSPR; this is translated from the coding sequence GTGACGTTGACGAGCGACGCGCGGGAGACCCGCCGCGACGCTGCTGCCGCGACCCGTCCACTTTCGACGACGTCGCGGCGTCCGTCGATCGACGACCGGCCCGTGGAGTTCTGGTCCACCGCGGCCATCCGGGCCGCGCTCGAGACCGACGACCTCACGGTCTGGCAGCGCATCGTCACCGCGATCAAACGGGACCCCTTCGGCCGGACGGCACGTCAGGTCGAGGAGGTCCTCGAGAAGGCGCGGCCCTACGGGGTGTCGAAGGCGCTGGCCGAGGTGCTGGTGCGGACGCGGGAGCAGATGGCGGCCGCCGAACGCACCGAGGTCGGCCACCATGTGCAGCTGCTGCTCAACCGGTCGGGGCTGGGCGCGCCGGAGTTCGCGTCTCGTATCGGCGTCGCGGTCGACGAGTTCCAGAGTTACCTCGACGGTGAGGTCAGCCCGTCGGCGTCGTTGATGATCCGGATGGGGCGGCTGTCGGAACGGTTCGCCAAGATCCGGGCGCAGCGTTCGGACAGCCCGCGGTAG
- a CDS encoding CoA-binding protein, with amino-acid sequence MTDTAEWTEPEHDDLRRIMRETRTVAVVGASANPMRPSYGVWDYLRSASHYELYLVNPTVDEIDGTTVYPSLADLPVVPDMVDVFRRSSELPSVLHDAVAVGAKTLWLQQGLWDEQIARDGVAAGLQVVMDRCLKVDYARLL; translated from the coding sequence ATGACCGACACCGCTGAGTGGACCGAACCCGAGCACGACGACCTGCGGCGCATCATGCGCGAGACCCGCACGGTCGCGGTGGTGGGCGCGTCGGCGAATCCGATGCGACCGAGTTACGGGGTGTGGGACTACCTGCGCTCGGCCAGCCACTACGAGCTCTACCTGGTCAACCCGACGGTCGACGAGATCGACGGGACCACGGTGTATCCGTCGCTGGCCGATCTGCCCGTCGTCCCCGACATGGTCGACGTGTTCCGGCGCTCCAGCGAGTTGCCGTCGGTGCTGCACGACGCCGTCGCGGTCGGGGCGAAGACGCTGTGGCTGCAGCAGGGTCTGTGGGATGAGCAGATCGCGCGCGACGGCGTCGCCGCAGGGCTGCAGGTCGTGATGGACCGCTGCCTCAAGGTCGACTACGCCCGCCTCCTGTAG
- a CDS encoding M13 family metallopeptidase: protein MTVEAIKSGLDLSYVDPQARPQDDLFGYVNGRWLAEYEIPADRAADGAFRTLYDRAEEQIRDLITEAAESGGAPGTDEQRIGDLYASFLDEAAVARLGVQPLLDELALVDAADSPDALAAVLGGLQRTGVGGGAGAYVDTDSKDSTRYLLHVSQSGIGLPDESYYREEQHAEILAAYPRHIAAMFALVYGGSHEDTAQRVVALETKLAAAHWDVVKRRDADLTYNLRTFADLPTEAPGFDWAGWVGGLGATPEAVAEVVVRQPDYLTAFAAAWAAEPLEDWKDWVRWRLIHARAFLLTDELVEEDFSFYGRLLSGTEQIRDRWKRGVSVVENLMGEALGKLYVQRHFPPNAKARMDELVANLREAYRVSINSLEWMTPQTREKALAKLDKFTPKIGYPAHWKDYSELVIERDDLYGNYRRGYQLASDRELHKLGGPVDRDEWFMTPQTVNAYYNPGMNEIVFPAAILQPPFFDADADDAANYGGIGAVIGHEIGHGFDDQGAKYDGDGNLVDWWTDEDRTEFGARTKALIEQYELYTPRELADTNGHHVNGAFTVGENIGDLGGLSIALLAYELSLKGEPAPVIDGLTGVQRVFIGWAQVWRTKYRSAEAIRRLATDPHSPPEFRCNGVIRNLDAFYEAFEVDKSDALYLDPERRVRIWN from the coding sequence GTGACGGTTGAAGCGATCAAATCGGGTCTGGATCTGAGCTACGTCGACCCGCAAGCCCGCCCGCAGGACGACCTGTTCGGCTACGTCAACGGCCGCTGGCTGGCCGAATACGAGATCCCGGCAGACCGGGCGGCCGACGGCGCGTTCCGCACCCTCTACGACCGGGCCGAGGAACAGATCCGCGACCTGATCACCGAAGCGGCGGAATCCGGCGGCGCACCCGGCACCGACGAGCAGCGCATCGGCGACTTGTACGCCAGCTTCCTCGACGAGGCCGCGGTCGCGCGCCTCGGTGTGCAGCCGCTGCTCGACGAACTCGCGCTCGTCGACGCCGCCGACAGCCCCGATGCGCTCGCGGCGGTCCTCGGCGGTCTGCAGCGCACCGGCGTCGGTGGTGGCGCCGGGGCATACGTCGACACCGACTCCAAGGATTCGACCCGCTACCTTCTGCACGTCAGCCAGTCCGGGATCGGGCTGCCCGACGAATCGTATTACCGCGAGGAGCAGCACGCCGAGATTCTGGCCGCCTACCCGCGGCACATCGCGGCGATGTTCGCGTTGGTGTACGGCGGTTCGCATGAGGACACCGCACAGCGGGTCGTCGCGCTGGAGACGAAGCTGGCCGCGGCGCACTGGGATGTCGTCAAGCGCCGCGACGCCGACCTCACCTACAACCTGCGCACCTTCGCCGACCTGCCGACCGAGGCCCCCGGCTTCGACTGGGCCGGCTGGGTGGGCGGCCTGGGGGCCACGCCCGAGGCGGTCGCCGAGGTCGTGGTGCGCCAGCCCGACTACCTCACCGCGTTCGCGGCCGCATGGGCCGCCGAACCGCTCGAGGACTGGAAGGACTGGGTCCGCTGGCGGCTCATCCACGCCCGGGCGTTCCTGCTGACCGACGAGCTGGTCGAGGAGGACTTCTCGTTCTACGGCCGCCTGCTCTCGGGCACCGAGCAGATCCGAGACCGCTGGAAGCGCGGGGTCTCCGTGGTGGAGAACCTGATGGGCGAGGCGCTGGGCAAGCTCTACGTGCAGCGGCACTTCCCGCCGAATGCCAAGGCGCGGATGGACGAGCTGGTCGCCAACCTGCGCGAGGCCTACCGGGTGAGCATCAACTCGCTGGAGTGGATGACGCCGCAGACCCGCGAGAAGGCGCTGGCGAAGCTGGACAAGTTCACCCCGAAGATCGGCTACCCGGCGCACTGGAAGGACTATTCCGAGCTGGTCATCGAGCGCGACGACCTCTACGGCAACTACCGCCGCGGCTACCAGCTGGCCTCCGACCGGGAACTGCACAAGCTCGGCGGGCCGGTGGACCGCGACGAGTGGTTCATGACGCCGCAGACGGTCAACGCCTACTACAACCCGGGCATGAACGAGATCGTCTTCCCCGCAGCGATTCTGCAGCCGCCGTTCTTCGACGCCGACGCCGACGACGCCGCCAACTACGGCGGGATCGGCGCGGTGATCGGCCACGAGATCGGACACGGTTTCGACGATCAGGGCGCCAAGTACGACGGTGACGGCAACCTGGTGGACTGGTGGACCGATGAGGACCGCACCGAGTTCGGCGCCCGCACGAAGGCGCTGATCGAACAGTACGAGCTGTACACGCCCAGGGAACTCGCCGACACCAACGGCCATCACGTGAACGGCGCGTTCACCGTCGGCGAGAACATCGGCGATCTCGGCGGGCTGTCGATCGCGCTGCTCGCGTATGAGCTGTCGCTGAAAGGCGAGCCGGCTCCGGTGATCGACGGGTTGACCGGTGTGCAGCGGGTGTTCATCGGCTGGGCGCAGGTGTGGCGCACCAAATACCGCTCCGCCGAAGCGATCCGGCGGCTGGCGACCGATCCGCATTCGCCGCCGGAGTTCCGCTGCAACGGTGTCATCCGCAACCTCGACGCGTTCTACGAGGCGTTCGAAGTCGACAAATCCGACGCGCTGTATCTAGATCCCGAGCGCCGCGTACGCATCTGGAACTAG